A single Amphiura filiformis chromosome 19, Afil_fr2py, whole genome shotgun sequence DNA region contains:
- the LOC140140641 gene encoding uncharacterized protein: MFSSPSSDTSPSLDTSPSLNIQIQIIKEPFITANVFGPECNAAEDDELHKTYAEGIHSTPESQAAKMALAFDDSIATFQWVKQMLESPFPGKSFVFVHDHAFLDPRGYTHTFLIRNPYRLFPSWKRFLVKLMPSFIEKPFSDMAKYAVPVKFGYGELYDVMVHVQENFGHTPIVVDADDLQANPASVLRQYCHSLGMEFKESMLQWEAGDKIVDTWIASKNILQGNKMQEGGYYEHALKSTEFHLPEELPSR, from the exons ATGTTCTCATCGCCATCTTCTGACACATCGCCATCTCTCGACACATCGCCATCTCTCAACATACAA ATTCAGATCATCAAGGAGCCATTCATCACAGCTAATGTCTTTGGTCCAGAGTGTAACGCAGCAGAAGATGACGAACTGCATAAGACATATGCAGAAGGAATTCATTCCACCCCAGAATCCCAAGCAGCAAAAATGGCTTTAGCTTTCGATGATAGCATAGCTACATTTCAGTGGGTCAAGCAGATGTTGGAATCACCGTTTCCTGGCAAGTCTTTCGTTTTCGTTCACGACCACGCTTTCTTGGATCCACGTGGATACACACACACATTTCTTATACGTAATCCGTATAGGTTATTTCCATCATGGAAAAGATTTTTGGTTAAACTAATGCCATCGTTTATTGAAAAACCATTCTCAGATATGGCAAAGTACGCGGTTCCTGTAAAGTTTGGCTATGGCGAGCTATACGATGTTATGGTTCACGTCCAGGAGAATTTTGGCCACACGCCAATCGTTGTTGATGCTGACGATCTGCAAGCGAATCCGGCGTCAGTTCTGCGACAATATTGTCATTCTCTGGGTATGGAGTTCAAAGAGTCCATGCTACAATGGGAAGCTGGAGATAAGATCGTCGACACGTGGATTGCCTCTAAGAATATTCTTCAAGGGAACAAGATGCAAGAAGGCGGGTACTATGAACATGCGTTGAAGAGTACGGAGTTTCATCTTCCTGAAGAATTGCCATCTCGCTAA
- the LOC140141458 gene encoding uncharacterized protein isoform X3: MDEIRNEPKRRILLWTAPRSLATVFTKCMSFAEGVQIIKEPIFTANSFGPERNAAEDDEMQKAFNEGVVAPEFQAAKVDLAFDDSIATFKWVKQMLESPFPGKSFVFVHDQAYGLRSNYDNIPRGYKHTYLIRNPYRLFPSWKKA, encoded by the exons ATGGATGAAATCAGGAACGAGCCTAAACGAAGGATATTGCTTTGGACAGCTCCAAGATCTTTGGCCACGGTCTTCACCAAGTGTATGAGTTTCGCGGAAGGG GTTCAAATCATCAAGGAGCCAATATTCACAGCTAATAGCTTTGGTCCGGAGCGTAACGCAGCAGAAGATGACGAAATGCAGAAGGCATTCAATGAAGGCGTCGTTGCCCCAGAATTCCAAGCGGCAAAAGTGGATTTAGCTTTCGATGATAGCATAGCCACATTCAAGTGGGTCAAACAGATGTTGGAATCACCGTTTCCTGGCAAGTCTTTCGTTTTTGTCCACGACCAAGCTTACGGTCTACGATCAAACTATGACAACATTCCTCGTGGATATAAACACACATATCTTATACGTAATCCATATAGGCTATTTCCATCATGGAAGAAGGCTTAA
- the LOC140140642 gene encoding uncharacterized protein, which yields MDEISNQPQRRIFLWTAPRSLATVFTKCMSFADGVQIIKEPIATAHIFGPECNAAEDDEMQKTFKDGIPSSESQAQKVALAFDESKATFKWVKQMLESPFPGKSFVFVHDQAYCLRSNYDNIPRGYTHTFLIRNPYRLLPSWKKFMVKLIPSFVDKPFADMPRYVVPAKFGYGELYDLMVHVQENLGHNPIVIDADDLQANPASVMSQYCHHVGVEFKESMLQWEAGDRIVGTWIMSKVHQQGDKMEEGGFFEDAFKSTEFHPPRELPSREQIDPDLLPLIDHCMPLYEKMYSMRIRP from the exons ATGGATGAAATCAGTAACCAACCTCAACGTAGGATATTTCTTTGGACAGCACCAAGATCTTTAGCCACGGTCTTCACCAAGTGTATGAGCTTTGCGGATGGG GTTCAAATCATCAAGGAGCCTATAGCCACAGCTCATATCTTTGGCCCAGAGTGCAACGCAGCAGAAGATGACGAAATGCAGAAAACATTCAAGGATGGCATACCTTCCTCAGAATCTCAAGCGCAAAAAGTGGCATTAGCTTTCGATGAAAGCAAAGCTACATTCAAGTGGGTCAAACAGATGTTGGAATCACCATTTCCTGGCAAGTCCTTCGTTTTCGTCCACGACCAAGCTTACTGTCTACGATCCAATTATGACAACATACCACGTGGATATACACACACATTTCTTATACGTAATCCATATAGGTTATTGCCATCATGGAAGAAGTTTATGGTTAAACTGATACCATCGTTTGTTGATAAACCTTTCGCAGATATGCCAAGGTACGTGGTTCCTGCAAAGTTTGGATATGGGGAGCTATACGATCTTATGGTCCACGTCCAGGAGAATTTAGGCCACAATCCAATCGTAATTGATGCAGATGATCTTCAAGCGAATCCAGCGTCAGTTATGAGTCAATATTGCCATCACGTGGGTGTGGAATTCAAAGAATCAATGCTACAATGGGAAGCAGGTGATAGAATAGTTGGTACGTGGATCATGTCTAAGGTGCACCAGCAAGGGGATAAGATGGAAGAAGGCGGGTTCTTTGAAGATGCGTTTAAGAGTACGGAGTTTCATCCTCCAAGAGAATTGCCATCTCGTGAACAGATTGATCCTGATCTCCTACCATTGATCGATCACTGTATGCCGCTTTATGAGAAAATGTATAGCATGCGAATTCGGCCATAA